The DNA window CCTTCTGCGCGTGGCGCGCGGCTATTGCGGCGTTGTTGAAGAGGCAGAAGCCCATCGCCCGGTCCTTCTCCGCATGGTGGCCGGGCGGGCGGGCGGCGACGAACACGTTGTCGGCGCGCCCTTCGAACACGTCGTCCACCGCGGCGGTGGCGGCGCCGACCGCAGTCAGCGCGGCATCCCAGCTGCGGGGACCGACGACGGTATCCGCATCGATCCGCGCCAGCCCCTCGTGCGGGATCTCCGCCCTGATCCGGCGGGCATAGGTCTCCGGATGGGCGAGCAGGATGGCCGTCTCGTCAGCCATCGGCGCCTCGACGCGGTCCAGCGGAGCGAAAACGTCATGCGCGAGCACCTTGGCGATCGCGCGCAGGCGATCGGGCCGTTCGGGATGCCCTGGAGGCGTCAGATGCTCCAGATAGACGGGGTGGGTGTATAATCGCGTGGCCATGGGCCCGGTATAAGGGCCGGCAGGCGGTTTGGCCACGCGGAGAATGACGCCTCAACAGGGATTCGGTGAATGGCGAATAGCGAATAGCGAATAGATGGTTCGGGCGGGGAGTGGGGTGTCACCCCAGCCCCCGTCTCGCTAATCGCTATCTGCTATCCGCTTTCTTCACCAGCAGCCCGTCCAGGAACACCTTCAACGCCTCGACCGCCTTTCGCGTTGCCTCCTCCGGATCCGCCGAATTGGCAATCCACAGGGATGCGTACAAGGTCGCGCCGCTGATGAGCCTCGCCAGTGCCTCCGGGTCGGCGGGCGCGATCCTTCCCTCCTCGACAAAGCGCTTCAGGTTTGTGGTGAGGGAGGTGATGCACGCGGTCTGGCTCGGCCATGTGGAGGGATCTCCCAAGACCGCGGGTCCGTCCCGCAGCACGATGCGCTGTATCTCCGGTTCCAGAGCCATTTCCACATAGGCGATGCATTCATCGACAAAGCCCTGCCACGGATCCGGGGCACGCGCGGAGATGGTGCAGAGACGCTCGTTCATCTCGGCATCGATCTCTTTGATGA is part of the Chelativorans sp. AA-79 genome and encodes:
- a CDS encoding TetR/AcrR family transcriptional regulator: MAHKPRSEMIAETRAKLLAAARHAFGTVGYAEASMDDFTAAAGLTRGALYHHFGDKKGLLEAVIKEIDAEMNERLCTISARAPDPWQGFVDECIAYVEMALEPEIQRIVLRDGPAVLGDPSTWPSQTACITSLTTNLKRFVEEGRIAPADPEALARLISGATLYASLWIANSADPEEATRKAVEALKVFLDGLLVKKADSR